CTGCTCAAGAGCCGCATCATCTTTCTCGGAATGCCCATCGATGACACGGTGGCCAACCTCGTCATCGCCCAGCTGCTGTTCCTCGAGCAGGAAGATCCTGACAAGGACATCGACCTCTACATCAACAGCCCAGGCGGCTCGGTCACGGCGGGCCTGGCGATGTATGACTGCATGCAGCTCGTGAAGCCCGACGTGTCGACCATCTGCATGGGCATGGCGGCCAGCGCGGCCGCGCTCCTGCTGGCCGGCGGTGCCAAGGGGAAGCGGTTCGCCCTCCCCCACTCGCGCATCATGATCCACCAGCCGTGGATTCGCGGTATCGGAGGCCAGGCCACCGACATCGAGATCCACGCCAAGCAGATCCTGCACACCCGCGCAACCCTCGACCAGATCCTGGCCGATCACACGGGTCAGCCCCTTGAGCGCGTGAAGAAAGACACCGAGCGCGACTACTTCATGTCGTCTGAAGAGGCGCGTGAGTACGGGCTGATCGACAAGACGATCAGCAAAGACGCCCGCTAGGCACCCCAGCGCGCGGCGTCGCCTCGAGAGCGC
The Pseudomonadota bacterium DNA segment above includes these coding regions:
- a CDS encoding ATP-dependent Clp protease proteolytic subunit; protein product: LLKSRIIFLGMPIDDTVANLVIAQLLFLEQEDPDKDIDLYINSPGGSVTAGLAMYDCMQLVKPDVSTICMGMAASAAALLLAGGAKGKRFALPHSRIMIHQPWIRGIGGQATDIEIHAKQILHTRATLDQILADHTGQPLERVKKDTERDYFMSSEEAREYGLIDKTISKDAR